The DNA region TGCCATGTTGTCATGCATACATGTGGCGAATGCTTTCCGTTTTGCTGAAGTTGGATGCATAGTGCAGCTAACAAGACTCGCAGTTTGTGCTCGTGCGAGGTGATATGTCCCGCCTGCATCATTTGCAATGGGTGCATGGTCCATCCATCTGTGCTCCAGTGGTTGGGAGTAATGAGCGAGATGCTTGTGCTTTTGGCATGGCCATTTATCCAACCTAAAACAGTGGGTTGGAATGGCATGGGCTCAGCATGTGGCCGTTGGAAATCTTCAGACTTCTAGTGACTGTTCTAGTGGTCAATGCAGAAGTTTCAGAACCTGAATGCGGAAAGTTTCAgggatttcttttttttttcaattttagGCAAGATTTCCGACTTCAGCAACGCCGACGTTGCAGTCGATCAGTACCACCGTTTTCAGGTTAGCAGATCTCTTCAAGAGTGGCGTATGTACAATATATGGCATGTGCCCAATTATTTTTATGACCGTTTGGGACTTCTATTTTTCAGGAGGATGTACAGCTCATGGCAGACATGGGAATGGATGCTTACCGGTTTTCAATTGCCTGGTCGAGGATTTTGCCAAGTATGTGATTCAAACCAGAATAGACATGCTCCATTGATATATGTCAGCTTCTTTCATCTGAACATTTTCAGTTGTCGTCAGTAATTATTGTTATACTCATTTTGGCCTTGAACTGTTCTTGTTGCTTCAGACGGTACCGGCCAAGTCAATCAGGCTGGCATCGACCACTACAACAAAGTGATTGACGCACTAGTATCAAAAGGTGAAGGGCAAGTAGGAAACTTTGATAACAGACTCTGTAATACCGAAACAAAATAAATGGTCTGAACTTCTTTTCAATTTTTCAGGAATTCAGCCATATGTAACCCTCTACCACTGGGACCTCCCACAGGCCCTGGAAGACAGGTACAATGGATGGCTGGACAGGCAGATAGTGTGAGTCCCTTGACCCATGTCACTCTAGCTACACACTTCACATAACTCAATTCATCACGCATAGCATAGTTAGTAACCATCTCCATGCTAAAAATGCAGTAACGATTTTGCGGCCTACGCCGAGACATGCTTCAAGGCGTTTGGGGATCGTGTGAAGCACTGGATCACGCTCAACGAGCCGCACACCGTTGCCGTTCAGGGCTATGATGCGGGGCTCCACGCACCAGGACGCTGTTCAGTGCTGCTCCACCTGTACTGCAAGTCAGGGAATTCCGGCACTGAACCCTACATCGTCGCTCACAACTTCATCCTAGCTCATGCCACCGTTTCAGACATCTACAGGAGGAAATACAAGGTGAGCACCTCTTTCTATCTTTGTGCTGTTTGATGTCAGGTGACCATGGAGTTCCAGTTTAATATCTTACTACGCTAACTTGTCAGTTTTATCTTCTCCGCTGAATAATCGTAGGCAACTCAGAATGGCCAGCTTGGGATTGCATTTGATGTCATCTGGTACGAACCGATGACAAATAGCACAATTGACATTGAAGCTACCAAACGGGCACAAGAGTTTCAGCTAGGATGGTGAGCAACTGAGCTTGAAGTTATTGCTGTGAAACTATACGTGGATTACTGCTAACTCGGTTTCATACGGAAGGTTCGCGGATCCGTTCTTCTTCGGAGATTACCCGGCGACGATGAGAACGCGGGTTGCGGAAAGACTGCCCAAGTTCACAGCAGACGAGTCTGCCCTCGTCAAGGGGGCTCTGGACTTCATGGGCATAAACCACTACACCACTTTCTACGCGAGGCATAACAATACCAACATCATTGGACGACTGCTGAATGATACCTTGGCCGACACCGGAACTGTCAGCCTTCGTGAGTTCTGATCGCCTTTGCAAGTTCATTTCAACTCAAAATGAGCCTTCAAACTTGAAACATGCCAGATACTATCAGGCTGTAAAATGCTGCCTGCTTCAGCTCAGGCATGCTATAAGCCTTGTCTGTGTATAGCTGATAGAATGGAAATAGACACTGATATTTTTGCAACTTTCACAGCATTCGACAAGAACGGGAAACCGATTGGAGACAGGGTGAGTTGGGAAACCACATTCTTGCATTGTGCAGAGCAACATCATAGCGAATCAACCCATGTGAAATTTCTTTGCCGTTGTGCAGGCCAATTCGATCTGGCTGTACATCGTACCCAGCGGGATGAGGAAGATGATGAACTATGTCAAGGAGAGGTACAATAGCCCGCCGGTTTACATCACTGAAAACGGTAAGATCATATTACTCTGAAACCTGGATTAATTACATCAGTGCTCTGAAATTGCAACACTAAATTCTGATGCAGGTATGGACGACGGCAACAGCCCTTTCACCTCCATCAAGGACGCCCTCAAGGACAGCAAGAGGATCAAGTACCACAATGACTACCTCACCAACCTTGCTGCCTCCATAAAGTACTGAAGATTACTGTGCCTCTTAATGTGCTAATCTCACATAGACATGATCACAAAAAAAAGTCTGCAAAATTTCCTACATAGACATGTCTGGTACCTGATGACGAGTAAAATGCTGCTGCAGGGAGGATGGGTGCGACGTGCGTGGGTACTTCGCGTGGTCGCTGCTGGACAACTGGGAGTGGGCCGCCGGGTACACCTCGAGATTCGGGCTCTACTTCGTGGACTACAATGACAACCTCAAGAGATACCCCAAGAACTCGGTGCAGTGGTTCAAGTCGCTGCTCAGCTCCAGCTGAAGACGGCACATATCATCGTTGGCCTGACCATCCTCTATCATCTTCAGCTATCATGTTCCACGCAAGCACATGCTCATAGGATAAACAAAAATGCGTCAGGCTTCAGTGTACATGCTCCAATCTTCTGTTCAATTCTGATACGACACGCACATGCATATAGGATCCTAGAATACAGATTACAGAAATGAACAGTGGACTTCAAATCACACATGCATGTATATATAGTTGTTTCACAAATTGAACTGTGCCTTCTCGCGCATCTCGCTACCGATCGACGGGCTCGGCTTCCCTGTGTGCCCGGCGCCGTGGTCCAGGGTTGATTGTTAATGGTTACGCATCTTGAACTAGAGCGTCTCCAACAGCTGTATGCTGCTGCACCTGTAGTTGAGAATCTACCAGGTGTTCTTCATTATCGTGCGAATCTTCGCGAATCACAAGTTCACAACACCTCGCCTGTCATTTATTTGGATTTTGTACGTATCCATGAGCTCCAAATCTGCCGTTCGCGTCCTTCGCATCTGATGAGGCGGCTGTCGGTACCAAGCCCGATGATACTCACTGATGACGGATTCCTTGGTGACAATAAACTAGAGCTCCACGCATTTCGCGTTTGAACAATCATAGGAACCCAGAAGAAGGTGAAGGTTCCCAGCCATGGCAGGCACTCCCGTTCACACTTTCTGCCCCTCTCTCTTTCCCCAACCAACCTCGATTCAACCAAGCAAGAGGCCACAGCACTGCACTGGCCGCCCAGATCCATCCACTGCCCAACTTCCTTGTGAAAGAAAGAAATTGCGTAGCCTGTAGCTGCCAGTGGGGGCGTATGGGGCTACGGGCCCAGTACTTGTATCTATAAATAGAGCCGGCACGAGGCACAGGCGCACAGCACACCGCCACGGCGCCACTGCTGGGCGATTCTTTCCTTGCAGTActagcctctctctctctctcttctgtgTTTCGCGCGTGTGTTTAAGGCGAGGATGGAGAGGAGTGGGGGGCGATGCCGATGCAGGACGGCGCTGCTGCGGCTTGTCGTCGTCGGCGCGTGGCTGCTGCAAGGATGCATTGCGCAGGGGGAAGGCGCGCTCACGCGGGGGAGCTTCCCGGAGGGCTTCGTGTTCGGCACCGCCTCCTCGGCCTACCAGGTTAGTACTGGCTGCTCCTGCTACTACTATCTCCACATCCTTCCTGATTGTATCTGTAATCTCTTAGGAGTATATACTAGCTAAGATGACGCCAAGTGCAATCTCTATGGCTCTGTACGGCGCTGTTGAGCCAACAGCTAGGCCATTGGCAAAACTATGCACAATACGGGCTTAAATTGCAATGAAAGATCACTGATCGACCCATGGCTGAAGCGCACGGACACCTAGCCGCATGGGACTTTCAGTTTTGAACAGCGTAGCGCCATGAAATGCCCTGCTGTACAGTATAttgcttttttttaaaaaaaaaaggtgTCCAGGTAGCCATGCAAGATTGGCAGGTTGACCAGGCGGGCATGTGCATCCGCCAGATCGTGTACCCTAGCGACCAGCTAGATTATTGGCGGATTGGCCAATCCAGCGGGGACGCTCCTCCTTTTCTCCGAACCTGCCGCTGCTGCCTGCACTGTGCCCAGGGGGCGCGCTGTTCGGCCCTGGAAAATTCGGCGGAAGCGGCCGAGACCCACCCCGACGGGCGCCGCCAAGCAGCAGCCAACCACCCGGGCCCCCGCCCAGCGCCACATGGTGCCCAGCCAGCCTCGCATCAACCTATCCCCCGCCGCGTCCCCCGTTCACGAGCGCGTGCCCGTCGCGACGACGGCACGGCCGATGAGCCCCGCCGCGGCTCCCGTGCCGTTTCCCACCACGCGCATCACTCTACCTGTGCTGTTCGGTCAAGAACTCCAGTGTGGATATAGTAGTTAGTACAAGCAGAACTCGTATCTTATCATCTGCTATTCTGCTTCGTCTCGTTAGAAGATTCGAGCTCCGCGTTTGCTGCTTGCTGACAGCAACCTGACACGCTTGGGCAGGATTGACCTCTCCTCTGTTTTGTAGTACGAGGGAGCTGTGAAGGAGGGTGGGAGAGGAAAGACAACCTGGGACACGTTTGCACACACTTTTGGTATGTAGCCTGGATTTCTCTCTATCTTCTCCAACAGATGATCCAACTGCATTTCAAGCATGCACCTAGCTGTCTCCGTCGTCTCAAGAATATTACTAACTAATGCATGATTCTGTTACCGATACGCCGAGATCTTTTCCATTTTAAGCTAGAGTTAGTTACATGTTTAGAATCAGTGAAACACGTCCAAAATCCAAGCATATTTTTGTGGTCGAATATTGTGCTAGTCCAATCATTGGCCCATTGCACTCCTAGCTTGTGTCTTGCTTGCCGCCTTGCAGGCATGCCAATAGTTCCCCTCTGACCATGCCACTACATATCCGATAGATGCATCAACCatgcttttctttttttctaaaGTTGGGTACATAGTGGAGCAAAACAAGATCTCGATTGTGCTTCGTGATAGGTGATATATCCCACCACCACTTGCAACGAGCACATGTACGTCAGTGATTGGGAGGAACAGATAAGATGCATTCAGTTTTGGTTTAATTTGTCCATTCATTTGAAGGACTAGAACCAGCCGGTTAATTGGATTCCACGTGTGCCAGTTATATTGCTATTTCTCCAGAGGTGATTGAAGGCTGTAGCAAGACAAGCGCCACAGCCAAAACTTTTGCTTTCAACTTTGTCGGTTTTGTTTTTTCTATTGTGCAGGCAAGATCGTCGACTTCAGTAATGCTGATGTTGCAGTCGATCAGTACCACCGCTTCGAGGTCAGCAGTGCGCTCTAAGAGTGCGTGTGCACTTATCTGCACTTGATGCCCTATTGTAAAGTTGATATTTTCGGATGTTTCCAAATGGCTACTGTCAGGAGGACATACAGCTCATGGCTGACATGGGGATGGACGCGTACCGGTTCTCGATTGCCTGGTCGAGGATTTTACCAAGTACGTCTTTACAAACCGAAATAGCAGCGTGCCCATGATGTCGGACTGATCTTGATGGCTGCTGCATAGGAATCTTCTTCTTTGATCTGAACAGTTTCAGATATCTTCGGTTTACTGTTGTCATACCAGTGTCATCCTTCAACTGTTCTTGTTTCTTCAGATGGTATTGGCCAGGTCAACCAGGCTGGCATCGACCACTACAACAAACTGATTGACGCACTGCTAGCGAAAGGTGAACAAGACCTGCAATATTTCATCGAAACAGAATGCCTGAAATTTCTGAAATGTGAAATCTTTCAGGAATTGAACCCTATGTAACCCTCTACCACTGGGACCTGCCCCAGACCCTGGAAGACAGGTACAACGGATGGCTTGACAGGCAGATAGTGTGAGCCCTTTAACCTGTATCACTTCAGCTTCACACTTTGCAGCTGAACTTAATTGATCACTCATGACATAACTAGTAACCATTTCCATGCTCAAATTGCAGCAACGATTTCGCTGCTTACGCCGAGATATGCTTCAAGGCTTTCGGAGACCGTGTGAAGCATTGGATCACGCTCAACGAGCCGCACACGGTTGCCATTCAGGGCTATGACGATGGGCTTCAAGCGCCAGGGCGCTGTTCCTTGCTGCTCCATCTGTACTGCAAGGCAGGGAATTCAGGCACCGAGCCCTACATTGTCGCCCACAACTTTATCTTAGCTCATGCGACGGTTTCAGACATTTACAGAAGGAATTACAAGGTGAGGATCTAGTTCTAGACTTTCTAACATTTTGTGCTACTAGATTGATGTCTGGAAATTAATATTTTTTGTCCATTAAATTACAGGCTACTCAGAATGGGGAACTTGGGATAGCATTTGACGTCATGTGGTTCGAGCCGATGACGAATACTACAATTGACATTGAGGCTGCCAAAAGAGGGCAAGAGTTTCAACTAGGATGGTGAGCCTCTCAATTCTAAGTCCCTTGTATCTTTCAGCTCGGCATGCAACGTTGTTCTGAAACTGTACGTGGATATTCGATAAAAAAAAACTGTACATGGATGGTTGATACCTAAGTCGGTTGGAAATTAAAGGTTCGCGGATCCGTTCTTCTTCGGCGATTACCCGGCGTCGATGAGATCACGGGTTGGGGACAGGCTcccaaagttcacagcagatgAGGCTGCGCTAGTCAAGGGGGCGCTGGACTTTGTGGGCATAAACCACTACACCACTTACTACACCAAGCATAACAGCACCAACATCATCGGACGCCTGCTGCACAACACTCTGGCCGACACCGGAACCATCAGCCTCCGTGAGTTCCCATCCTCTTCGCATAACTGTTGTTGATTGCAACGAGCTGCATTGTACTTCAGTGTTCAGACACGTAGCATGCTCATATGAAACCTAGGCACATGCTGACAGTTCTACAATTCTGCAGCTTTCAGGAACGGGAAACCGATCGGTGACAGGGTGAGTTTCCACACCACATTCTTGCATTATAACAAGCAAGATCAGATCATATCAAAATGTTTTACGTGAAGCTTTGATGCCGCTGCTGCGCAGGCCAATTCGATATGGCTGTACATTGTGCCCAGCGGGATGAGGAGCCTGATGAACTACGTCAAGGAAAGGTACAACAACCCACCAACCTACATAACCGAAAACGGTAAGACCAGCAGACCATGTACACTGAAACCTAGATTACCTTGCTAGATTACTTCGATACCCTGCTGGGATAGTGGAGCTGATGAACTGCTGCTGGTGCAGGGATGGATGACGGCAACAGCCCTTTCACCTCCATCAAGGACGCGCTCAAGGACAGCAAGAGGATCAAGTACCACAACGACTACCTCACCAACCTCGCTGCCTCCATAAAGTACTCTCAGAGCTGATCACTAGGTTCTTTCCTTGATTTCGCATTTGCATGATGGTAACAAGATAGTGACGATGCTTGCTGCCGCTGCAGGGA from Panicum hallii strain FIL2 chromosome 9, PHallii_v3.1, whole genome shotgun sequence includes:
- the LOC112876379 gene encoding beta-glucosidase 6-like, giving the protein MGRIKSGRHTTALPAPPLLLLLLVGASLQGRCIAQGGGAGLTRGSFPKGFVFGTAAAAYQYEGAVKVDGRGQTIWDTFAHTFGKISDFSNADVAVDQYHRFQEDVQLMADMGMDAYRFSIAWSRILPNGTGQVNQAGIDHYNKVIDALVSKGIQPYVTLYHWDLPQALEDRYNGWLDRQIVNDFAAYAETCFKAFGDRVKHWITLNEPHTVAVQGYDAGLHAPGRCSVLLHLYCKSGNSGTEPYIVAHNFILAHATVSDIYRRKYKATQNGQLGIAFDVIWYEPMTNSTIDIEATKRAQEFQLGWFADPFFFGDYPATMRTRVAERLPKFTADESALVKGALDFMGINHYTTFYARHNNTNIIGRLLNDTLADTGTVSLPFDKNGKPIGDRANSIWLYIVPSGMRKMMNYVKERYNSPPVYITENGMDDGNSPFTSIKDALKDSKRIKYHNDYLTNLAASIKEDGCDVRGYFAWSLLDNWEWAAGYTSRFGLYFVDYNDNLKRYPKNSVQWFKSLLSSS
- the LOC112876380 gene encoding beta-glucosidase 6, producing MERSGGRCRCRTALLRLVVVGAWLLQGCIAQGEGALTRGSFPEGFVFGTASSAYQYEGAVKEGGRGKTTWDTFAHTFGKIVDFSNADVAVDQYHRFEEDIQLMADMGMDAYRFSIAWSRILPNGIGQVNQAGIDHYNKLIDALLAKGIEPYVTLYHWDLPQTLEDRYNGWLDRQIVNDFAAYAEICFKAFGDRVKHWITLNEPHTVAIQGYDDGLQAPGRCSLLLHLYCKAGNSGTEPYIVAHNFILAHATVSDIYRRNYKATQNGELGIAFDVMWFEPMTNTTIDIEAAKRGQEFQLGWFADPFFFGDYPASMRSRVGDRLPKFTADEAALVKGALDFVGINHYTTYYTKHNSTNIIGRLLHNTLADTGTISLPFRNGKPIGDRANSIWLYIVPSGMRSLMNYVKERYNNPPTYITENGMDDGNSPFTSIKDALKDSKRIKYHNDYLTNLAASIKEDGCDVRGYFAWSLLDNWEWTAGYSSRFGLYFVDYKDNLKRYPKSSVQWFKALLSSK